In one window of Kiritimatiellia bacterium DNA:
- a CDS encoding polysaccharide deacetylase family protein: MSTTEPPAAAINPEPPSNDTLYNRRPTPPVKVAYTTSWLHFLAALCLLVAWWVPVKIVMERVLWPRARHTGPRDAVSFVAIAYEGVSTKEGDVSPDRFREHIEALKAAGYQPIRLADVDALFRDGRPLPRRAVLVTFDHSRKTSYFATHSVLRRTGWNAVMFLWTKPIVDGDPAALLWPYLRSMLRSGLWEIGAESHEGVQRIVSSPKGLTGNFMTAPLWKADEQRFETLEEFQARLDRDHRTCRELIERNLGVTPLAYAYPFGDFGQYQHRAVATRPINLGLVGRHYRLGFIVGNLALNTRFSDPRRLNRLLVRPEWSGADLVRRLDLAWPNESPILEKDGRPIASAWVVDWGEMSQEPDGSLVLFASTNATGAKMWLAGSDLNSNFYARVRFRLERGQLGLYLRASPDSESYVYVGLDPAGEVWLRQLSQGRERVPIGEDAEDTGVWLRQKFVGSERFTLASSRVPLSPTKDHTLELYLRDRLLFARLDGKEVFQSRGMLRGDVRPGMVGISVWAAQRGVARARLRGVEVREQSPMAVSLAGGPAEPYAFRWVHQEAYRLTELCPIWDDRTGGGSLASPAEIDVYRLAARVNHLRYLPQVLLPDEKALQRAAPTLLAERAIAQRFDGLFVNLSAAQDAGLPAIASWLRQCGSMLATNGLRLLVRLPPTLETRSHVASLLAMVPQAQIAVAAGSPLTTGQTATGVSVVKVEEVPAPASEEEMPLFFMIPGAAERGGIETEESRAARLQQEGLAAYLDGQYDRAVQLWQEWRSIEPENPKVYMLIGDALSRKGDLRGAVEHYDRSLDLDPGQITLAIRRAGVLVAMGESERAMQSLNLYARLFPGNPDILLAQARWLVDNRRTDEALDAARKLLKVQPEHVEALAMVVRHTRDAAEYRNAIERLANAGLKPFNHLPFAQSCWKYELPALPAAAPLMATLRAIAADNRDPRIAELCARLLPVGTPAVETMAEGRLSNRWWIEGGDVTARAGGGIRLAAGEAYAEASARLLGSLQTRDALVEASVGGIHGGVWLYARRTERHLVRFGFTEGRLHLQVWRDGRLLQEMKREWIPPAGFTPLRLEVNGRGAMGFVDGEPAFATRLVIPSDIRAGWIGLAVHSPTRGQAAAEFTSLRAGPLQPRLAALAPTSSGDETDQQLAAIRNDTPFLTALCPAWFTVETDGRWTGPATPDPAVYHIFARYHRIWLLPMVECRSAAGAVPSEIEGRVRQVNADGLVLAFRTWPGDDWISALAERLAASGLTIIVLGMDTAAQSARCAVISGGSVDRGEGDGLRLRIARRASLTPADLAGFEGLLIGY, encoded by the coding sequence ATGAGCACCACGGAGCCGCCCGCGGCGGCCATCAACCCGGAGCCGCCATCGAACGACACGCTCTACAACCGCCGTCCCACACCACCCGTCAAAGTGGCCTATACGACCTCCTGGCTGCACTTTCTGGCGGCGCTCTGCCTGCTGGTCGCATGGTGGGTGCCGGTGAAGATCGTAATGGAACGCGTGCTGTGGCCCCGCGCGCGCCACACCGGCCCGCGCGATGCCGTCTCGTTTGTCGCGATCGCGTATGAGGGCGTCTCGACGAAGGAAGGCGACGTTTCGCCCGACCGCTTCCGCGAACACATCGAAGCGCTGAAGGCCGCCGGATATCAGCCGATCCGTCTGGCGGATGTCGACGCGCTCTTTCGGGATGGTCGGCCGTTGCCGCGCCGTGCGGTGCTGGTCACCTTCGATCACTCGCGGAAGACCTCCTACTTCGCGACGCATTCCGTCCTGCGCCGGACCGGATGGAACGCGGTGATGTTTCTCTGGACCAAACCGATCGTGGACGGGGATCCCGCAGCCCTGCTGTGGCCGTACCTGCGCAGCATGCTTCGGTCCGGCCTGTGGGAGATCGGCGCGGAAAGTCACGAGGGCGTCCAGCGCATCGTCTCCAGCCCAAAAGGTTTGACCGGCAACTTCATGACCGCACCGCTCTGGAAGGCAGACGAACAACGCTTCGAAACACTGGAGGAGTTTCAGGCGCGGCTTGACCGCGACCATCGGACTTGCCGGGAATTGATCGAGCGGAACCTCGGCGTCACCCCCTTGGCCTACGCCTATCCGTTCGGTGACTTCGGCCAGTACCAGCATCGGGCGGTCGCCACGAGGCCGATCAACCTCGGCCTGGTCGGCCGGCACTACCGGCTCGGCTTCATCGTTGGCAACCTCGCGTTGAACACCCGCTTCAGCGACCCCCGTCGGCTGAATCGGCTGCTCGTGCGCCCGGAATGGTCTGGCGCGGACCTGGTGCGCCGTCTCGATCTCGCCTGGCCGAACGAGTCGCCCATACTCGAAAAGGACGGCCGACCGATCGCGTCGGCCTGGGTGGTGGACTGGGGCGAAATGTCCCAGGAACCCGACGGTTCACTGGTGCTGTTCGCATCCACCAACGCGACCGGCGCGAAAATGTGGCTGGCCGGCAGCGACCTGAACAGCAACTTCTATGCGCGGGTGCGCTTCCGCCTGGAGCGCGGACAGCTCGGATTGTACCTGCGCGCGTCGCCGGACAGTGAATCGTACGTCTACGTAGGACTCGATCCGGCCGGCGAGGTGTGGTTGCGCCAGCTCTCACAAGGGCGAGAACGGGTCCCGATCGGCGAGGACGCCGAGGACACGGGCGTGTGGCTGCGCCAAAAGTTCGTCGGCAGCGAACGGTTTACGCTCGCCTCCTCCAGAGTGCCTCTGAGCCCGACCAAAGACCATACGCTGGAACTCTACCTGCGCGACCGCCTCCTCTTTGCGCGGCTCGATGGCAAGGAAGTCTTTCAGAGCCGGGGAATGCTGCGCGGCGACGTGCGCCCCGGCATGGTCGGCATCAGCGTCTGGGCAGCGCAACGGGGAGTGGCGCGAGCCCGCCTCCGCGGCGTTGAGGTGCGTGAACAGTCCCCCATGGCCGTCTCGCTGGCCGGTGGGCCTGCCGAACCTTACGCCTTTCGGTGGGTGCATCAAGAGGCCTACCGTCTCACCGAGCTGTGCCCGATCTGGGACGACCGCACCGGCGGCGGCAGCCTTGCCTCCCCGGCCGAGATCGACGTCTATCGGCTCGCTGCCCGTGTGAACCACCTGCGCTACCTGCCACAAGTGCTGCTGCCCGATGAAAAGGCGCTGCAGCGCGCCGCGCCGACACTGCTGGCAGAACGCGCAATCGCCCAGCGGTTCGACGGGCTGTTCGTCAATCTGTCCGCCGCGCAAGACGCGGGATTGCCCGCCATTGCCAGCTGGCTGCGCCAGTGCGGCTCGATGCTCGCCACCAACGGTCTTCGGCTGCTGGTCCGGCTGCCTCCCACGCTGGAGACCCGCTCACACGTGGCCTCGCTGCTCGCGATGGTCCCGCAAGCTCAGATCGCCGTCGCGGCGGGTTCCCCTCTGACCACCGGTCAGACCGCAACGGGGGTTTCGGTGGTGAAGGTGGAGGAAGTGCCGGCACCCGCCAGCGAAGAGGAAATGCCCCTCTTTTTCATGATCCCGGGCGCGGCCGAACGCGGCGGCATCGAGACGGAGGAGAGCCGCGCCGCCCGACTGCAGCAAGAGGGACTGGCGGCCTATCTCGACGGCCAGTATGACCGCGCTGTGCAGCTGTGGCAGGAATGGAGGAGCATTGAGCCCGAAAACCCGAAGGTCTACATGCTGATCGGAGATGCGCTCTCGCGCAAAGGCGACCTGCGGGGTGCAGTGGAGCACTACGATCGTAGTCTGGACCTCGACCCCGGCCAGATCACCCTCGCGATCCGCCGGGCCGGTGTGCTGGTCGCAATGGGGGAATCCGAGCGCGCAATGCAGTCCTTGAACCTGTACGCGCGACTCTTCCCGGGCAACCCGGATATTCTGCTCGCACAGGCACGGTGGCTGGTCGACAACCGCCGCACCGATGAAGCGCTGGATGCGGCCAGAAAATTGTTGAAAGTCCAGCCCGAACACGTCGAGGCGCTCGCCATGGTCGTGCGCCACACTCGGGATGCCGCCGAGTACCGGAACGCGATCGAGCGGTTGGCCAACGCCGGTCTCAAGCCCTTCAACCATCTTCCGTTTGCGCAGTCGTGCTGGAAGTACGAGCTTCCCGCGCTCCCCGCCGCCGCCCCGCTGATGGCCACGTTGCGCGCCATTGCAGCAGACAACCGAGATCCCCGAATCGCCGAGCTCTGCGCACGGCTTCTGCCGGTCGGTACTCCCGCAGTGGAGACGATGGCGGAGGGACGCCTCTCGAACCGCTGGTGGATCGAGGGCGGCGACGTGACTGCGCGTGCGGGCGGCGGCATCCGCCTCGCCGCAGGTGAAGCCTATGCGGAAGCCTCCGCCCGTTTGCTGGGTTCACTGCAGACCCGCGACGCGCTCGTGGAAGCTTCCGTCGGCGGGATTCACGGCGGTGTGTGGCTGTACGCTCGTCGCACCGAACGCCACCTCGTACGGTTCGGCTTCACCGAGGGCCGGTTGCACCTCCAGGTTTGGCGCGATGGGCGTCTGCTGCAGGAAATGAAGCGCGAGTGGATCCCGCCCGCCGGTTTCACTCCGCTGCGTCTGGAAGTCAACGGCCGGGGCGCGATGGGCTTCGTCGACGGCGAGCCCGCGTTCGCGACACGGCTCGTGATTCCCTCCGACATCCGTGCCGGATGGATCGGCCTCGCGGTCCACTCGCCCACCCGCGGTCAGGCCGCCGCAGAGTTCACCTCGCTCCGTGCCGGGCCCCTCCAGCCGCGCTTGGCCGCGCTCGCTCCCACCAGCTCCGGCGACGAAACCGATCAGCAACTGGCCGCAATCCGTAACGACACGCCGTTCCTCACCGCGCTGTGTCCGGCCTGGTTCACGGTGGAAACTGACGGTCGTTGGACCGGGCCCGCCACACCCGATCCGGCCGTCTACCACATCTTCGCGCGGTACCACCGCATCTGGCTGTTGCCGATGGTGGAATGCCGGAGCGCCGCCGGCGCGGTCCCGTCGGAAATCGAAGGCCGCGTCCGTCAGGTCAATGCGGATGGGCTCGTGCTCGCCTTCCGAACCTGGCCGGGCGACGACTGGATCTCCGCGCTTGCGGAGCGTCTGGCGGCCAGCGGATTGACGATCATCGTGCTGGGAATGGACACCGCCGCGCAGTCCGCCCGCTGCGCCGTGATAAGCGGCGGTTCGGTCGACCGCGGGGAGGGGGATGGCCTCCGGCTGCGAATCGCCCGTCGGGCATCGCTCACCCCTGCCGACCTCGCCGGCTTCGAGGGATTGCTGATCGGCTATTGA
- a CDS encoding glycosyltransferase family 2 protein: MVATPPAESAALQESPPARASGSATRTARRCRCGLCRLSIHVVEAPAPVVCPFCQSRLHVETGPARPWSPEPEGVVGAKSVHEGYRQLGRGPTVLLGIIGIVLLSLAIYIKLKNLEYFWYQPWVNLYSLTVGAFILSRFVIAAFYVAPPDVGFEPTAAVVIAGRNEGDSIGKTIGRIYAEGYPHDRLEVIVVNDGSTDNTLDEMLAAQGRHPSLVVVDFEENKGKRHGMAIGALLARGEFLIYVDSDSFLLPGSIRKVLQGLADPTVAAVAGHTDVENVNVNALTKMQDVRYFVSYRVMKAAESVFGAVSCCPGCFSAYRKSCVLNVLDRWLHQKFLGRYCTYGDDRSLTNFLLRDYRILYDDEALATTIVPETWGKYIRQQARWKRSWVREMLFAGRWMWRKHPVAAVSWYAMTILPLIAPLVMLHALVIGPIVYGRPAGFYVIGVLLVTLLWSFYYLEKTSRPHWWAGFLFTITYVLFFSWQGYYSLLTVRQTHWGTR; the protein is encoded by the coding sequence ATGGTCGCCACACCGCCGGCCGAATCTGCCGCGCTACAGGAAAGCCCCCCGGCACGTGCCAGCGGCTCCGCGACCCGAACGGCCCGCCGATGCCGGTGCGGGCTCTGCCGGCTCTCGATACACGTCGTCGAGGCGCCCGCGCCGGTGGTCTGCCCGTTCTGCCAGTCGCGACTCCACGTCGAGACCGGCCCGGCGCGGCCATGGTCACCAGAACCCGAGGGCGTGGTCGGCGCGAAAAGCGTTCACGAGGGCTATCGTCAGCTCGGCCGGGGCCCGACGGTGCTGCTCGGCATCATCGGGATCGTGCTGCTGTCGCTGGCAATCTACATCAAGCTGAAAAATCTCGAGTACTTCTGGTACCAGCCGTGGGTAAACCTGTACAGCCTCACCGTCGGCGCGTTCATCCTGTCGCGCTTTGTGATCGCCGCGTTCTACGTCGCGCCCCCGGATGTCGGTTTCGAGCCGACCGCGGCGGTGGTGATTGCGGGCCGAAACGAGGGCGACTCGATCGGGAAAACCATCGGTCGCATCTATGCGGAGGGCTACCCGCACGACCGCCTCGAGGTGATTGTCGTCAACGACGGTTCCACGGACAACACGCTGGACGAAATGCTCGCCGCGCAGGGGCGTCACCCGTCTCTGGTGGTGGTGGACTTCGAAGAGAACAAGGGCAAACGACACGGCATGGCGATTGGCGCGCTCCTCGCGCGGGGCGAGTTCCTCATCTACGTAGACTCCGACAGTTTTCTGCTGCCCGGCTCAATCCGGAAGGTCCTCCAGGGCCTCGCCGATCCGACCGTCGCCGCGGTGGCGGGACACACCGACGTCGAAAACGTGAACGTGAATGCGCTCACGAAAATGCAGGACGTGCGCTACTTTGTCTCCTACCGCGTGATGAAGGCGGCCGAGAGCGTGTTCGGCGCGGTGAGTTGCTGCCCGGGCTGTTTCTCCGCCTACCGCAAGAGTTGCGTGCTGAACGTGCTTGACCGCTGGCTGCATCAAAAGTTCCTCGGCCGCTACTGCACCTATGGCGACGATCGCAGCCTCACGAACTTCCTGCTGCGCGACTACCGCATCCTCTATGACGACGAGGCGCTGGCGACCACGATCGTGCCCGAAACGTGGGGCAAGTACATCCGGCAGCAGGCGCGATGGAAGCGCTCGTGGGTGCGCGAAATGCTGTTCGCCGGCCGATGGATGTGGCGCAAGCATCCCGTCGCCGCAGTGTCCTGGTATGCGATGACGATCCTGCCGCTGATTGCGCCGCTAGTGATGCTGCACGCGCTGGTGATCGGACCGATCGTGTACGGCCGGCCCGCCGGCTTTTACGTGATCGGCGTACTGCTGGTGACGTTGCTGTGGTCGTTCTACTACCTCGAAAAAACCAGCCGGCCGCACTGGTGGGCCGGATTTCTTTTCACCATCACGTACGTGTTGTTCTTCAGCTGGCAGGGCTACTATTCCCTGCTGACGGTCCGGCAGACGCACTGGGGGACACGATGA
- a CDS encoding SUMF1/EgtB/PvdO family nonheme iron enzyme has translation MWNSYPWTDRLRFGAAATLAIATLCASGALPPPDPRAVHDAIADLIASFGPRYPRGPEWQRRAAELLARHAAATNPAALQAEVAALQREALLANPLLQGLKILALRRAVPTDRQLDGAALGLPQNWQGNCALRRPGPPTEIVSLELDHPDAPPQRIWAPEAPAMIADLELHFDARRLLFSAPLGPSASWQIFELDLDRCQVRQVTSGFPPSCDQYDPCYLADDDVIFASTACIAGVPCVGGGTRVANLFRCRLDGSGVRQLCFDQEHNWCPTLLEDGRVLYTRWEYTDTPHYFTRLLFTMNPDGTHQRALYGSNSYWPTSVFYARPIPGQPGRLIAIVSGHHGVARMGELVLFDVSRGDRDAEGAVQRIPGRAQLVPPVIADRLVDRSWPKFLHPVPLADPATGAGAGRYFLVSMKPSPDRPWGLWLADVFDNLVLLREDPDIAWLEPTPWRPSPRPPIIPPNVDLNRNDATVLIHDVYLGEPMRGVPRGTVRALRLFAYHYALPGTGGHIDIGIDGPWDARRILGTVPVEEDGSAFFRVPANIPIALQPLDRNGAAVQVMRSWFTAMPGENVSCVGCHERNAEVASPAPRAAFRREPSRIEPWYGPPRPFSFRREVQPVLDRRCVGCHDGSADRPDFRSAGSSPFRNFTPAYVALHPFVNRPGPESDYRPRPPMEYHADTSELVWLLRKGHHGVRLAPEEWDRLITWLDLNVPDHGTWTEQTGRRRSSWADLRAQLRATYAGIQEDWEQYPPQPPLAVTFQPPPPNSAPPRSRAGTAPPTTDETPLPPPPVRRFELAPGVVLEMVRLPSGTFWMGADDGADDERPAHPVTIPSPFWISRHEIPNAIVRLCDPAHDSGAISQYNKDHVGPGLPAHQPTQPAIRISWHSARAVCRWLSERIGGVVDLPTEAQWEYAARAGRRTPMWYGEPTVDFSAFANLADRSLLKLLIRDSPPWLPHAGDCDDRATGPAPIGRYRPNPWGLHDVHGNVAEWTRSLHRPYPYADDGRNDPAAEGPRVVRGGSWRDRPRWAAAHVRIPLPPWGRYATVGFRVVAESLPDPR, from the coding sequence ATGTGGAACTCATACCCGTGGACTGACCGGCTCCGTTTCGGGGCCGCCGCAACACTGGCGATCGCAACCCTGTGCGCCAGCGGCGCGCTGCCGCCTCCGGATCCCCGCGCGGTCCACGACGCGATCGCAGACCTGATCGCGTCGTTTGGCCCACGGTATCCTCGTGGTCCCGAATGGCAGCGCCGCGCCGCAGAGCTGCTCGCCCGTCACGCCGCGGCCACCAACCCGGCCGCGCTACAGGCGGAGGTCGCCGCGCTGCAGCGCGAGGCACTCCTCGCCAACCCTCTGCTGCAAGGTCTAAAGATTCTGGCGCTGCGCCGCGCAGTGCCGACGGACCGCCAGCTCGATGGCGCAGCACTCGGCCTTCCGCAAAACTGGCAGGGCAACTGCGCGCTACGGCGCCCGGGCCCCCCAACGGAAATCGTCTCGCTCGAGCTTGACCACCCAGACGCCCCGCCGCAGCGCATCTGGGCGCCCGAGGCGCCGGCGATGATTGCCGACCTCGAGCTGCATTTCGACGCCCGCCGCCTGTTGTTCTCTGCGCCGCTGGGACCTTCCGCGTCATGGCAGATCTTCGAGCTCGATCTCGACCGGTGCCAGGTCCGCCAGGTGACCTCCGGTTTTCCTCCCTCCTGCGACCAATACGACCCCTGTTACCTGGCCGACGACGACGTGATCTTCGCCTCCACCGCCTGCATCGCCGGCGTGCCCTGCGTCGGCGGCGGAACCCGCGTCGCCAACCTGTTTCGATGCCGCCTCGACGGCTCAGGAGTCCGACAGCTGTGTTTCGATCAGGAACACAACTGGTGCCCGACGCTGCTCGAAGATGGCCGCGTGCTCTACACCCGATGGGAGTACACCGACACGCCGCACTACTTCACCCGCCTGTTGTTTACGATGAACCCGGACGGGACCCACCAGCGTGCGCTGTACGGCAGCAACTCCTACTGGCCCACCTCCGTTTTCTACGCGCGCCCGATTCCCGGCCAGCCGGGCCGGCTGATCGCAATCGTGTCCGGCCATCACGGTGTCGCCCGCATGGGAGAACTGGTTCTGTTCGACGTGTCCCGGGGCGACCGCGACGCGGAAGGGGCCGTGCAACGCATTCCCGGTCGCGCCCAGCTTGTGCCGCCGGTGATCGCCGACCGCTTGGTGGACCGCTCCTGGCCGAAGTTCCTGCACCCGGTTCCGCTCGCGGACCCGGCCACCGGCGCTGGCGCCGGCCGCTATTTTCTCGTCTCCATGAAACCCTCCCCCGACCGCCCGTGGGGCCTTTGGCTAGCGGACGTCTTCGACAACCTCGTGCTGCTCCGCGAGGACCCCGACATCGCCTGGCTCGAACCGACACCTTGGCGGCCATCACCCCGCCCGCCGATCATCCCCCCCAACGTGGACCTCAACCGTAACGATGCGACCGTACTGATCCACGACGTGTATCTCGGCGAACCCATGCGCGGTGTCCCACGCGGTACGGTGCGGGCGCTGCGTCTGTTCGCCTACCACTACGCGCTGCCGGGCACCGGCGGCCACATCGACATCGGTATCGACGGTCCGTGGGACGCGCGCCGCATTCTTGGCACCGTCCCCGTCGAGGAGGACGGTTCCGCCTTCTTCCGTGTGCCCGCAAACATCCCCATCGCGCTGCAGCCGCTGGACCGAAACGGCGCGGCTGTGCAGGTCATGCGTTCGTGGTTCACTGCGATGCCCGGCGAGAACGTCTCCTGCGTCGGCTGCCACGAGCGGAATGCCGAAGTGGCTTCTCCGGCGCCTCGCGCCGCGTTCCGGCGCGAGCCCTCGCGCATCGAACCTTGGTACGGTCCACCGCGCCCGTTCTCGTTCCGTCGCGAAGTGCAACCGGTGCTCGATCGCCGTTGCGTCGGTTGCCACGATGGTTCCGCCGACCGGCCCGACTTTCGCAGTGCTGGATCTTCCCCTTTCCGCAATTTCACGCCGGCCTATGTCGCGCTGCACCCGTTCGTGAATCGCCCCGGTCCCGAAAGCGACTACCGTCCGCGACCCCCGATGGAATACCACGCCGACACGAGCGAGCTGGTGTGGTTGTTGCGGAAAGGCCACCACGGCGTCCGTCTTGCACCGGAGGAGTGGGATCGGCTCATCACCTGGCTTGACCTCAACGTGCCGGATCATGGCACCTGGACCGAGCAAACCGGTCGCCGCCGTTCCAGCTGGGCCGACCTCCGCGCACAGCTGCGTGCAACATATGCCGGCATTCAAGAGGACTGGGAACAATATCCCCCGCAGCCGCCGCTTGCCGTAACCTTTCAACCACCGCCGCCCAACAGCGCTCCGCCCCGCAGCCGGGCCGGGACGGCCCCCCCAACAACCGATGAAACGCCCCTTCCCCCACCACCGGTCCGGCGCTTCGAACTAGCCCCCGGCGTCGTTCTCGAAATGGTTCGGCTGCCCTCCGGCACCTTCTGGATGGGCGCCGACGATGGCGCCGACGACGAACGGCCCGCTCACCCCGTCACGATCCCGTCACCGTTCTGGATCTCCCGCCATGAAATCCCCAATGCGATCGTCCGGCTCTGCGATCCCGCCCATGATTCTGGGGCGATCAGCCAGTACAACAAAGACCACGTCGGTCCCGGCCTGCCCGCCCACCAGCCGACTCAGCCAGCCATCCGCATCTCCTGGCACTCCGCGCGCGCCGTCTGCCGATGGCTGTCCGAACGCATCGGCGGCGTCGTTGACCTCCCCACCGAAGCCCAGTGGGAATACGCCGCCCGCGCGGGCCGCCGCACGCCCATGTGGTACGGCGAACCCACCGTCGATTTTTCCGCGTTCGCGAACCTTGCCGACCGATCCCTTCTGAAACTGTTGATCCGTGACTCACCGCCGTGGTTGCCACATGCCGGCGACTGCGACGATCGGGCCACCGGCCCGGCCCCGATCGGCAGATACCGACCGAACCCTTGGGGGCTCCATGATGTGCATGGGAACGTGGCCGAATGGACGCGATCGCTGCACCGTCCCTATCCGTACGCGGACGACGGACGCAACGACCCCGCGGCCGAAGGCCCGCGCGTCGTCCGCGGCGGCTCGTGGCGCGACCGTCCCCGCTGGGCCGCCGCGCACGTCCGGATCCCGTTGCCTCCCTGGGGACGGTACGCGACGGTCGGATTTCGCGTCGTCGCCGAATCGCTGCCGGATCCGCGCTGA